In Odontesthes bonariensis isolate fOdoBon6 chromosome 6, fOdoBon6.hap1, whole genome shotgun sequence, one genomic interval encodes:
- the angptl2b gene encoding angiopoietin-related protein 2b encodes MEPPSTVLLGVLLVYGLACGVQSDRSHGRDRTQEFGSSEDGLEREFLYAGRSKRAPAEQPQDKCSYTFIVPQQKVTGAICVNSKEPEAMLENRVNKQELELLNVELQKQKRQIETLQQLVEVDGGIVNEVKLLRKESRNMNSRVTQLYMQLLHEIIRKRDNALELAQMENKILNQTSEMQQLTSRYKDLEHKYQHLAFLATNQSTLIAMLEEQCQSRPPPRRAHVPQPRPQSPPPSPPVSKPHQPPVLPRNSNPISNEIQSDQKSLPPLLPTMPTGTHSPSTTDKPSGPFRDCLQALEDGHTASGMYLVKPENANRLMQVWCDQRHDPGGWTVIQRRVDGSVNFFRNWETYKQGFGNIDGEYWLGLENIYWLTNQANYKLLVTLEDWSGRKVFAEYASFRVEPESDFYRLRVGRYHGNAGDSLTWHNGKQFTTLDRDHDAYTGNCAHYQKGGWWYNSCAHSNLNGVWYRGGHYRSRYQDGVYWAEFRGGAYSLKKVVMMIRPNPNTFH; translated from the exons ATGGAGCCCCCTTCAACGGTCCTGCTGGGGGTCCTTCTAGTTTATGGACTAGCCTGTGGTGTCCAGTCCGACAGGAGTCATGGCAGGGACAGGACCCAAGAATTTGGGAGCAGTGAGGATGGTTTAGAGAGAGAGTTCCTCTATGCTGGGAGAAGCAAGCGTGCTCCAGCTGAACAGCCACAAGACAAGTGTTCTTACACTTTCATCGTCCCTCAACAAAAAGTGACCGGAGCAATTTGTGTTAACTCCAAGGAGCCAGAGGCAATGCTGGAGAATCGGGTCAACAAACAAGAGTTAGAGCTGCTAAATGTTGAGCTACAGAAACAGAAGAGGCAGATCGAGACCCTGCAGCAACTGGTGGAAGTGGATGGAGGTATTGTCAATGAGGTCAAGCTTCTGAGGAAGGAAAGTAGAAACATGAACTCGAGAGTCACTCAGCTGTACATGCAGCTGCTCCATGAGATCATCAGGAAGAGAGACAATGCATTAGAATTGGCCCAGATGGAGAACAAGATTCTGAACCAAACCTCTGAGATGCAACAGCTCACCAGTCGGTACAAAGATCTTGAGCACAAATATCAGCACTTGGCTTTTTTAGCCACAAACCAATCAACTCTCATTGCCATGCTGGAGGAGCAGTGCCAGAGTCGACCTCCTCCTCGACGTGCGCATGTCCCTCAGCCACGGCCTCAGTCTCCTCCACCATCACCACCTGTCAGCAAACCTCACCAGCCGCCTGTGCTTCCACGTAACAGCAACCCAATCAGTAATGAGATCCAGAGTGATCAAAAGTCTCTGCCACCTCTTCTTCCAACAATGCCCACTGGTACACACAGCCCATCAACCACTGACAAACCCTCTG GTCCATTTAGGGATTGTCTGCAGGCTCTGGAAGATGGCCACACTGCCAGCGGCATGTACCTGGTGAAGCCAGAAAATGCCAACCGCCTCATGCAGGTGTGGTGTGACCAGAGACATGATCCAGGTGGCTGGACTGTGATCCAGAGACGGGTGGACGGCTCAGTCAACTTTTTCAGGAACTGGGAGACATACAAG CAAGGGTTTGGTAACATTGATGGCGAGTACTGGCTGGGTCTGGAAAACATCTACTGGCTCACCAACCAAGCGAACTACAAACTACTGGTCACACTGGAGGACTGGTCTGGCAGGAAGGTGTTTGCAGAGTATGCCAGCTTCAGAGTGGAGCCTGAATCTGACTTCTACAGGCTAAGGGTGGGCCGTTACCACGGCAACGCCGGGGACTCCCTCACCTGGCATAATGGAAAACAATTCACAACACTGGACAGGGATCATGATGCATACACAG GAAATTGCGCCCACTACCAGAAGGGAGGCTGGTGGTACAACTCTTGTGCCCATTCAAATTTGAATGGAGTTTGGTACAGAGGAGGACACTACCGCAGCCGTTACCAAGATGGAGTCTACTGGGCAGAGTTCAGAGGAGGAGCTTATTCACTCAAGAAAGTAGTGATGATGATccgccctaaccctaacaccttCCACTAA
- the zbtb34 gene encoding zinc finger and BTB domain-containing protein 34 — MLIWKTAVDKLEKHIQEMDDGSYIEFDVPEFSNTVLTQLNELRLQGKLCDIIVHIQGQPFRAHKAVLAASSPYFRDHSSLSTMSGLSISVIKSPEVFEQLLAFCYTGHMALQLKDIVSFLTAASFLQMQSIIDKCTQILESIHSKISLPVSVSSPEKDNLQSNHNGLNDSNLFINPTQISPPYYSRQSQAGHEARLELAGKGQCRARQQQEEGQSDRCSNDSVSEHDAPIEGETEQIELIGKDGQVTDVHVKIEKADRPTYSDSSSAGDDGYHTELVDGEQVLAVSVGSYGPVIQSATYSFSGLSSPCFVNLSNSSPSRSLLSGFRGGRARAKRPLAIPAGVLSHMKPGSDDGESPVGATGLENDVRERSLRSQWYPYNERLICIYCGKTFNQKGSLDRHMRLHMGITPFVCKFCGKKYTRKDQLEYHIRGHTDNKPFHCQICGKCFPFQGTLNQHLRKKHMGASEVNNHVDSPERTEGSSGQKDQEDTSEGMAFEAQYAEEAPANDMEESSKCSPEEAQASRCDF, encoded by the coding sequence GCTGTCGACAAACTGGAGAAACATATCCAAGAAATGGACGACGGCAGCTACATCGAGTTTGATGTGCCGGAGTTCAGTAACACTGTTCTGACCCAACTCAATGAGTTGCGGCTGCAAGGGAAATTGTGTGACATCATCGTTCACATTCAGGGCCAGCCGTTTCGAGCTCACAAGGCTGTTCTGGCTGCTAGTTCACCCTACTTCCGTGACCACTCATCTCTCAGCACTATGAGTGGCCTTTCCATTTCGGTCATCAAGAGCCCTGAGGTGTTCGAGCAGCTTCTTGCTTTCTGCTATACAGGTCACATGGCCCTGCAGCTCAAAGATATTGTAAGTTTCCTCACTGCGGCCAGCTTTCTGCAAATGCAGTCAATAATTGACAAGTGCACCCAAATCCTGGAGAGCATCCATTCCAAGATTAGCCTTCCAGTTAGCGTTTCCAGCCCTGAGAAGGACAACTTGCAGTCAAACCACAACGGGTTGAATGACAGCAACCTCTTTATAAACCCTACCCAGATCTCCCCCCCTTATTATTCCCGGCAAAGTCAAGCAGGGCACGAAGCGCGGTTGGAGCTTGCAGGAAAAGGCCAGTGCCGGGCACGACAACAGCAAGAGGAGGGCCAGTCGGACCGTTGCAGTAATGATAGTGTGTCAGAGCATGATGCACCTATAGAGGGTGAAACTGAGCAAATTGAACTGATTGGTAAAGATGGGCAAGTGACAGATGTGCATGTGAAGATAGAAAAGGCAGATAGGCCAACTTACTCAGATAGTTCCTCAGCTGGTGATGATGGCTACCACACAGAGTTGGTGGATGGAGAACAGGTTTTGGCTGTTAGTGTGGGTTCTTATGGTCCTGTCATCCAGTCTGCTACCTATTCTTTCTCAGGACTGTCCTCCCCGTGCTTTGTCAACCTTAGCAACTCCAGTCCTTCTCGTTCCTTGCTCAGTGGTTTCAGAGGTGGTCGAGCCAGAGCAAAGCGGCCACTGGCCATCCCAGCAGGCGTGTTAAGTCACATGAAACCAGGCTCCGATGATGGCGAATCACCTGTGGGAGCCACTGGGTTGGAGAATGATGTGCGTGAGCGTAGTCTGCGGAGTCAGTGGTACCCCTACAATGAGAGACTCATATGCATCTACTGTGGAAAGACCTTCAATCAGAAAGGGAGTCTTGATCGCCACATGCGTCTGCATATGGGAATTACCCCATTTGTTTGTAAATTCTGTGGCAAGAAGTACACAAGGAAAGACCAGCTGGAGTACCACATCCGTGGCCACACGGACAACAAGCCCTTCCACTGTCAGATATGTGGTAAATGTTTCCCATTTCAGGGCACCCTTAACCAACACCTGAGAAAGAAGCACATGGGAGCATCAGAGGTTAACAATCATGTGGACTCCCCAGAGAGGACGGAGGGAAGCTCAGGTCAGAAGGACCAGGAGGATACTTCAGAGGGGATGGCCTTTGAGGCACAATATGCAGAGGAGGCACCGGCCAATGATATGGAAGAGAGTTCAAAATGCAGTCCAGAGGAGGCTCAAGCGTCGAGATGTGATTTTTAG